Proteins encoded by one window of Paenibacillus urinalis:
- a CDS encoding response regulator → MFEKMRLTIRTKIIIGYFLIIVCLGAAIFVLGSRITSMEQEMDFIADHDIEVHNLTYQIEKHMLDMETGQRGFVIAGEDRYLVPYNDALSNWKADYNQLYELVSNNPTQIQRLDEIKNNIEQWIENAGEYVIGLKQENREQDIAVYFTQDIGKRLMDQMRTQFNEFRLTEKALTEERLLHLDQQNEDFRNVMYTVIILVILLSIIVAYIISRNIVGTIKQVSSAISDMASDKGKKLSRRITVRTRDEIRELGEVTNRLIETYEKNDWLQTSVREVAVSYQGVIEVSKLAESFTMKLASLLDAPYAVFYLRKQNKLVKTASYASSGEGLGTEYIRIGEGLVGQAALQQQIILLESVPEGHVKISTGLGESSPRHIMIFSVEFENEVEGVIELASLKTFTPEHIQLVEQTRSMIGIAINNVLAQMEVQRLLAESQAMSEELQSQTEELKTQSEELISQQDEMKASNQALRQSEERLQRQQQDLEQINLDLSVRTEQVESHLRRIEEINEQMEKQNYVLEKQASDLLIASKYKSEFLANMSHELRTPLNSLLILSQILMDNKDGNLNAKQVEFAETIHSSGNDLLRLIDDILDLSKVEAGQMKVEMDDVLLADINDSLRGSFHPIALNKGIEFNIVADAPLPEYIYTDVHRLQQILKNLLSNAFKFTSEGQVTLSIHKDERRCPFNEGEVEQWIAFTVADSGIGIPLDKKEIIFDAFQQADGTTSRKYGGTGLGLTISRELAGLIGGHIEFDSEEGVGSTFTLFIPEYKHNSETEMINEAAVAGEEPQSAVEQLNDSTAVITHADSPGSINPLEMDVLDDRLSIEAGDRVLLIIEDDVNFAGIILDMARSRKFKGIVALQGDHGLALAHAYKPDAIILDIQLPIIDGWTVLERLKQHPELRHIPVQVVSAANEQQMGLTMGAIAYLKKPVNKVQIEDALSDIETFINRDLKRLLIVEDDVVLRNSMVELIGHDDVLITDVSTGEEALRELEKERFDCMVMDLGLAGISGFELLDRIRQNDHLKQLPIIIYTGKELTMKEEIELKKYAESIIIKNVKSQERLFDETALFLHRVEANLPEDRRNILKKLYSNQTDFDGKRILLVEDDIRNIFSLVSILESYGLNVTFAENGREAMEVLAEDPEFDLILMDIMMPEMDGYQTMRAIRGNSRFENTPIIALTAKAMKEDRQLCIEAGASDYISKPIDVEKLLSLLKVWLYT, encoded by the coding sequence ATGTTTGAGAAAATGAGGCTTACGATTCGTACCAAGATTATTATAGGTTACTTTCTCATTATCGTTTGCTTGGGAGCAGCGATCTTTGTCCTTGGCAGCCGAATCACGTCCATGGAGCAGGAGATGGATTTTATTGCGGATCACGATATCGAAGTACATAATCTGACGTACCAGATAGAGAAGCATATGCTGGATATGGAAACGGGTCAGAGAGGGTTTGTTATCGCTGGTGAAGATCGTTACCTGGTACCTTACAACGATGCATTGTCCAATTGGAAAGCCGATTACAATCAATTGTATGAGCTGGTATCTAACAATCCAACTCAGATCCAGCGTCTTGATGAGATTAAGAACAATATTGAGCAATGGATCGAAAATGCCGGTGAGTATGTTATTGGTCTGAAGCAGGAGAATAGAGAACAAGACATCGCAGTGTATTTCACACAGGATATTGGCAAACGGCTGATGGATCAGATGAGAACTCAGTTCAACGAATTTCGATTGACAGAGAAAGCATTGACGGAAGAACGGTTACTGCATCTGGATCAGCAAAATGAGGATTTCAGGAATGTGATGTACACCGTTATCATTCTCGTCATCCTATTATCAATTATTGTAGCTTATATCATATCGAGAAATATAGTGGGTACGATCAAACAGGTCAGCTCCGCCATTTCGGACATGGCTTCCGATAAAGGCAAGAAGCTATCTAGACGCATTACCGTTCGCACGCGTGATGAAATTAGGGAATTAGGTGAAGTCACCAACAGACTTATTGAAACGTATGAGAAGAATGACTGGCTGCAGACCAGCGTCCGTGAGGTTGCCGTATCCTATCAAGGCGTTATCGAAGTATCTAAGCTTGCAGAATCATTCACTATGAAACTCGCTTCTCTGCTAGATGCGCCCTATGCGGTATTTTATCTTCGTAAACAAAACAAGTTGGTTAAGACCGCTTCTTATGCCTCTTCTGGAGAAGGTCTGGGAACCGAATATATCCGCATTGGTGAAGGACTTGTGGGTCAGGCGGCACTTCAACAGCAGATCATTCTTCTTGAATCTGTGCCCGAAGGACATGTGAAAATTTCGACAGGGCTCGGCGAATCTTCGCCTCGTCATATTATGATCTTCTCAGTTGAATTTGAAAATGAAGTCGAGGGTGTAATTGAGCTTGCTTCGTTGAAGACATTTACGCCTGAGCATATTCAGTTAGTGGAGCAGACTCGAAGCATGATCGGGATCGCCATCAATAATGTCCTGGCGCAAATGGAGGTCCAGCGATTGCTGGCAGAATCACAGGCGATGTCTGAGGAGCTCCAGTCTCAAACCGAGGAATTGAAAACACAATCGGAAGAGCTTATCTCCCAGCAGGACGAGATGAAGGCATCCAATCAAGCGCTTCGTCAATCCGAGGAACGTTTACAGCGCCAACAGCAAGATCTTGAGCAGATCAATCTGGATTTGTCGGTGAGAACAGAGCAAGTGGAAAGTCATTTGCGCAGGATCGAAGAAATTAACGAGCAAATGGAGAAGCAAAATTATGTATTGGAGAAGCAGGCATCGGATCTGCTAATCGCATCTAAATATAAATCGGAATTTTTGGCGAATATGTCACATGAGCTGAGAACACCGCTCAATAGTTTACTAATCCTTTCTCAGATTCTGATGGACAATAAAGACGGGAATCTAAATGCGAAGCAGGTTGAATTTGCTGAGACCATCCATTCCTCGGGTAACGATCTACTCAGGCTGATCGATGATATCCTGGATCTATCCAAGGTTGAAGCAGGGCAAATGAAGGTCGAGATGGATGATGTGCTGCTAGCGGATATTAATGACAGTCTTCGGGGAAGCTTTCACCCCATCGCTTTAAACAAAGGAATTGAGTTTAATATTGTTGCAGATGCACCTCTGCCTGAATACATTTACACCGATGTACACCGATTACAGCAAATTTTGAAGAATCTCTTGTCCAACGCTTTTAAATTTACAAGTGAAGGTCAAGTCACGCTGAGCATCCACAAAGATGAGCGCAGATGTCCTTTCAATGAAGGCGAGGTAGAGCAATGGATTGCATTCACCGTTGCTGACAGCGGCATTGGCATCCCACTCGACAAAAAAGAGATTATATTCGATGCTTTCCAGCAGGCCGATGGAACAACAAGCCGAAAATATGGTGGAACTGGACTTGGACTGACGATCAGCCGCGAGCTTGCGGGATTAATTGGCGGACATATCGAGTTTGACAGTGAGGAAGGAGTAGGCAGCACCTTTACACTATTCATCCCAGAATACAAGCATAATTCAGAGACCGAGATGATAAATGAGGCTGCTGTCGCAGGCGAGGAACCTCAATCGGCTGTAGAACAGCTGAACGATTCTACTGCCGTTATTACGCACGCAGATTCTCCGGGTTCGATCAATCCTCTCGAAATGGACGTATTGGATGATCGGTTAAGTATAGAGGCCGGTGATCGCGTTCTGCTCATTATTGAAGATGACGTGAATTTTGCTGGAATTATACTGGACATGGCTCGATCACGGAAGTTCAAAGGAATCGTCGCTCTGCAGGGGGATCATGGTCTTGCTCTTGCTCATGCTTATAAACCAGATGCCATCATATTGGATATTCAGCTGCCGATCATTGATGGATGGACCGTACTTGAGCGGCTGAAGCAGCATCCGGAATTGCGTCATATTCCAGTGCAAGTGGTCTCTGCAGCAAATGAACAACAGATGGGACTAACGATGGGAGCTATCGCCTATCTGAAGAAGCCGGTCAACAAGGTTCAGATCGAGGATGCCCTATCAGATATTGAAACCTTCATTAATCGTGACCTGAAACGGCTGCTTATTGTTGAAGATGATGTCGTTCTTAGAAATAGTATGGTAGAACTGATTGGTCATGACGATGTGCTGATTACCGATGTATCTACGGGTGAAGAGGCTCTGCGGGAGCTTGAAAAAGAACGATTTGACTGTATGGTCATGGATCTTGGTCTAGCCGGCATTTCTGGATTTGAACTGCTCGACCGTATAAGGCAGAATGATCATTTGAAGCAGCTGCCGATCATTATATATACGGGAAAAGAACTGACCATGAAGGAAGAAATTGAGCTCAAAAAGTATGCGGAGAGCATTATAATTAAAAACGTTAAATCGCAGGAGCGTCTATTCGATGAAACGGCATTGTTCCTGCATCGAGTCGAAGCAAATCTGCCGGAAGATCGCCGCAATATACTGAAGAAGCTGTACAGCAATCAGACTGATTTCGACGGGAAACGAATTCTTCTAGTTGAAGATGACATTCGCAACATTTTTTCACTTGTCAGTATATTGGAATCGTATGGATTGAATGTGACCTTTGCGGAGAATGGGCGAGAGGCGATGGAAGTTCTTGCTGAGGATCCTGAATTTGATCTTATTCTTATGGACATTATGATGCCGGAAATGGATGGATATCAGACGATGAGAGCGATACGTGGTAACAGTCGCTTTGAGAATACTCCAATTATTGCTTTGACGGCAAAAGCGATGAAAGAAGATCGGCAGCTATGTATTGAAGCAGGTGCATCTGATTATATTAGCAAGCCGATCGATGTTGAGAAGTTGCTTTCTTTATTGAAGGTGTGGCTCTATACGTAA
- a CDS encoding NUDIX hydrolase, with product MTTTIDKIAWIHLLNGQILGARSKGKDTYYLPGGKRESGETDEETLIREIREELSVDILKERIQLYGTFEAPAHGKSEGIQVMMTCYMADYEGVLSPESEIEELKWLNYVDREQVSAVTQLIFDQLHSENLLK from the coding sequence ATGACAACAACAATAGATAAGATCGCATGGATTCACTTGCTTAATGGTCAAATCCTAGGTGCTCGCAGTAAAGGCAAGGATACGTATTATTTGCCGGGTGGCAAAAGGGAATCTGGTGAGACGGATGAAGAAACGTTGATTCGTGAAATCAGAGAAGAGTTATCAGTCGATATACTTAAGGAGCGGATTCAATTATACGGTACGTTCGAGGCCCCGGCACATGGCAAATCGGAAGGGATTCAAGTGATGATGACCTGCTACATGGCTGATTACGAAGGAGTCTTAAGCCCTGAATCCGAGATTGAGGAGCTGAAATGGTTGAACTATGTCGATCGGGAGCAAGTATCGGCAGTAACACAGCTCATTTTTGACCAGCTTCATAGCGAGAATCTGTTGAAGTAG